One genomic segment of Clavelina lepadiformis chromosome 3, kaClaLepa1.1, whole genome shotgun sequence includes these proteins:
- the LOC143450009 gene encoding large ribosomal subunit protein uL2: MGRVIRAQRKGPGSIFTAHTKHRKGAAKLRSVDYAERHGYIKGIIKDIVHDPGRGAPLAKVQFQDPYKYRRRLETFIAVEGNYTGQSIYCGKKAQLTIGNVLPVGTLPEGTVVCALEEKTGDRGKLAKTSGNYATIIAHNPDTRKTRVKLPSGSKKLIPSTNRAIVGVVAGGGRIDKPLLKAGAAYHKYKAKRNCWPRVRGVAMNPVEHPFGGGNHQHIGSPSTVRRDASPGRKVGLIAARRTGRLRGSRSIKDKE; this comes from the exons ATGGGACGTGTAATTCGCGCCCAGCGTAAGGGGCCTGGGTCTATTTTCACAGCCCATACAAAGCATCGCAAAGGCGCAGCAAAACTCCGTTCAGTTGATTATGCAGAACGACATGGCTACATTAAAGGGATTATAAAG GACATTGTTCACGATCCTGGCCGAGGGGCTCCTCTGGCTAAAGTCCAGTTTCAAGATCCTTATAAATACCGCCGCCGACTGGAAACATTCATCGCAGTCGAAGGCAACTACACTGGACAGTCTATCTATTGCGGAAAGAAAG CTCAGCTTACTATTGGCAACGTGTTGCCAGTGGGCACCTTACCTGAAGGCACAGTCGTTTGTGCCTTGGAGGAGAAGACTGGGGACCGTGGTAAACTCGCCAAGACATCGGGCAACTATGCAACCATCATTGCACACAACCCTGACACCAGGAAGACTCGAGTGAAGTTGCCATCTGGCTCCAAAAAGCTCATTCCATCTACGAATCGTGCAATTGTTG GTGTTGTTGCTGGTGGCGGTCGTATCGATAAACCGCTTTTGAAAGCCGGTGCCGCTTATCACAAATACAAGGCTAAGAGGAACTGTTGGCCACGAGTCCGTGGTGTTGCCATGAAC CCCGTCGAGCATCCGTTTGGTGGCGGTAACCATCAACATATCGGTTCTCCGTCAACTGTGCGTCGTGACGCTTCGCCCGGTCGCAAAGTCGGTCTCATCGCCGCTCGAAGAACTGGTAGATTGCGCGGTTCAAGATCGATCAAAGACAAAGAATAA
- the LOC143450253 gene encoding transcription factor Sox-14-like → MENLHLHRDSPSPATSSEEGSIVTKQEAGHVKRPMNAFMVWSRGQRRRMAQENPKMHNSEISKRLGASWKVLTEFEKRPYIDEAKRLRALHMKEHPDYKYRPRRKPKSLLKQKDRFSFPLFPSSPTSEPPSMSAHLSLDPIAVEKARAAAAAAFYPTSQSLTTASFPSLNALSLTSQSNAVSLAAAITQSRLAAAVAARDLSPNTSLYQSSLYSPPHASAPTSGLPSPTSPAAMAAIMNGSYVLPRSGSWSPSASPTMQSPFAYILVPGATNPYSPIKSGLDYFTPLPLPAM, encoded by the exons ATGGAAAACCTTCATCTTCATCGCGACTCCCCAAGCCCGGCTACGTCATCGGAAGAGGGCAGCATTGTTACAAAACAGGAAGCTGGTCACGTTAAACGACCAATGAACGCCTTCATGGTGTGGTCACGTGGTCAGCGACGACGAATGGCGCAAGAGAACCCAAAAATGCACAATTCTGAAATTTCAAAG AGGCTTGGAGCTTCATGGAAAGTTTTGACAGAATTCGAAAAGCGACCTTATATTGACGAAGCCAAGCGACTTCGTGCCCTTCACATGAAGGAACACCCCGATTACAAATACAGACCTCGACGAAAGCCAAAATCCCTCCTCAAACAAAAGGACAGATTTTCCTTTCCGCTCTTTCCAAGTTCACCAACCAGCGAACCTCCTTCTATGTCAG CTCATCTTTCCCTTGATCCCATTGCGGTTGAAAAAGCAAGAGCTGCCGCAGCGGCTGCTTTTTATCCGACGTCACAATCATTAACGACGGCTTCCTTTCCGAGCCTGAATGCCCTCTctctgacgtcacaatcaaatGCAGTCAGCCTTGCCGCTGCGATCACTCAAAGCCGATTGGCTGCTGCGGTTGCAGCACGTGACTTGTCGCCTAATACGTCACTCTACCAATCATCACTTTATTCCCCGCCACATGCATCAG CGCCAACTAGCGGTCTTCCTTCTCCCACTTCCCCTGCTGCTATGGCGGCCATCATGAACGGTTCCTATGTCTTACCCAGGTCCGGTTCCTGGTCCCCGAGTGCCAGCCCGACCATGCAGAGCCCCTTTGCTTACATCCTGGTACCGGGGGCAACCAATCCCTATTCCCCTATCAAGAGCGGTTTGGATTACTTCACGCCCCTTCCACTACCGGCCATGTGA
- the LOC143450252 gene encoding ER degradation-enhancing alpha-mannosidase-like protein 1: MSTNSIWLNANYFSLLSFLTLSVASFQNATVYDVENTIFVDEFWGNYYGNKYRHFSEAWRLQSKEDARNMFYFAYDSYMKYAFPQDELNPIACTGRGPDISNPSNLNINDVLGNFSLALVDSLDTLAIMGNSSEFKKAVQTVVESVSFDLNSTVQVFEANIRVLGSLLSAHLIITDPKQPFGDMRPDGYNDELLSMAHDLAVRLLPAFEKTKNGIPFPRVNLKFGVPNDTITQTATAGAGSLLLEFGTLSRLIGDPTFENAARRAVDELWSRRDAKTGLVGVAIDVNTGKWMGRQSGLGAGADSFFEYLLKAYILFGEERDLHMFTEAIQSIKDHLRRGRKHCNEGQGDPPIYVNVDILSGSMVNTWIDSLQAFLPGLLVLSGDIEEAICCHALYYAIWRRYDALPERFNWQLKAPDVRFYPLRPELMESTYLLYRATKNPFYLHVGREILDSLEQYTRTDCGYASLHNVLDKSQEDRMESFFLSETCKYLYLLFDFENPLHNAASMQTIFTTEGHLLPARIEKTWEKYLDYCHNSHNDVTNRTFTDNMQCDKIAPERTFSLPLRPDYFSQLKKMVGHVT, encoded by the exons ATGTCAACTAATTCTATCTGGCTGAATGCCAATTACTTTTCCCTACTTTCCTTTTTGACCCTTTCCGTCGCAAGTTTTCAGAACGCAACCGTTTACGATGTTGAAAATACAATATTTGTTGATGAGTTTTGGGGAAATTATTATGGAAACAAATACCGACACTTTTCTGAAGCATGGAGACTACAAAGCAAGGAAGACGCCAggaatatgttttattttgcatatgATAGCTACATGAAATACGCCTTCCCCCAAGATGAGCTGAACCCAATTGCTTGTACGGGGAGAGGACCAGATATTTCTAACCC CTCTAATCTAAATATTAATGATGTTTTGGGAAACTTTTCACTTGCGCTAGTTGATTCTTTGGATACGTTGGCT ATTATGGGAAATTCTTCTGAGTTCAAGAAAGCTGTCCAAACTGTTGTCGAAAGTGTGTCCTTTGATTTAAATTCAACCGTCCAAGTCTTCGAAGCCAACATAAg AGTTCTAGGATCCCTTCTTTCTGCTCACCTCATCATCACTGATCCTAAGCAGCCATTTGGTGACATGAGACCGGACGGATACAATGATGAGTTATTGTCAATGGCTCATGATCTTGCCGTCCGCTTGCTGCCAgcgtttgaaaaaacaaagaacgGAATTCCTTTTCCCAGG GtgaatttaaaatttggaGTCCCAAATGACACCATCACACAAACCGCTACCGCTGGTGCCGGCTCCCTCTTGTTGGAGTTTGGAACGTTGAGCCGCTTAATCGGCGACCCGACATTTGAGAACGCTGCCCGACGTGCTGTTGACGAACTGTGGTCGAGGAGAGATGCTAAGACTGGTTTAGTCG GGGTTGCCATTGACGTAAACACTGGTAAATGGATGGGAAGACAAAGTGGACTTGGAGCCGGAGCTGATTCCTTTTTTGAATATCTTTTAAAg GCGTATATTTTGTTTGGTGAGGAGCGTGACCTACACATGTTCACTGAAGCGATACAAAGCATAAAAGACCACCTACGTCGAGG ACGAAAGCATTGTAATGAAGGGCAGGGAGATCCCCCAATATATGTAAACGTCGACATTCTGAGTGGCAGCATGGTCAATACCTGGATTGATTCCTTGCAGGCTTTTTTACCCGGTCTACTG GTTCTCAGCGGTGACATCGAGGAAGCAATATGTTGCCATGCTCTCTATTACGCCATCTGGAGGAGATACGACGCTCTCCCTGAAAGGTTTAACTGGCAACTGAAGGCTCCAGATGTCAGGTTTTACCCACTTCGCCCCGAGTTGATGGAGAGCACCTACCTTCTTTACAGG GCCACAAAGAACCCATTTTATCTGCATGTCGGACGCGAGATACTGGATTCGTTGGAGCAATATACTCGAACTGATTGTGGTTACGCTTCTCTGCATAACGTCCTTGATAAGTCACAGGAAGATCGTATGGAGTCGTTTTTCCTGAGCGAAACCTGCAAATACCTCTATCTT CTGTTTGACTTTGAAAATCCTCTGCACAACGCGGCTTCTATGCAAACTATCTTCACCACGGAGGGCCACCTACTGCCTGCCCGCATCGAAAAAACATGGGAGAAATATCTCGACTACTGTCATAATTCacataatgacgtcacaaacagaACATTCACCGACAAT ATGCAGTGCGACAAAATAGCACCAGAGCGTACATTTTCCCTTCCATTGCGGCCAGATTACTTCAGTCAACTCAAGAAAATGGTCGGGCATGTCACGTGA
- the LOC143449460 gene encoding phosphatidylinositol 4,5-bisphosphate 3-kinase catalytic subunit alpha isoform-like, with protein MSPSSSHSSASGELWGFPLMPSKVTVDVMLPTGIFLSIETTRECELLDLKGKVWAMAQELPLYAMLLEQAAYVFVGVTKDAEREEFYDEQRRLCDIHLFQPVMKLVEAKGNREEKILKQSITQAIGMSVDEFDRAKSNEVDDFRRNISSLCKKVVDKRNSAKNAHSIISQFYPPKLESSAKLPLHTAENLLSRNTIVIRVWIVQKNSPQTNASVLVSYDAVPLTVISEVLKKKSLSITRQEKLTNAEMYEQYVLKICGVQEYLVGGYPICQYKYIRQCVNRDEPPNLMLESISSVLKTVSKHEEYPQPKISKYKPDNTAKVSQALPSSSVTKLFRVRVNSGSYLNVGENLYVFSNIYHGTKPLCPPQKTVELDCTEAPKWEQWLEYDISISDLPRGAKICLSVCGLRRRKDEHWPLAWANLPLFDYRGYLLQGKQTVRLWHPPCHMDGFLNPIGISGSNPRKEMPSLELEFDVFGSTVQYMCEPANYQEAGDYVDTSGFIMVGNFTMPHVNEAIKFETMSQLILSIVDRDPLSELTENEKRMLWEMKDFCIRIPESLPKLLQSVEWEHRECVQQVYAMLKKWKFPNPEVALELLDSKYPDPTVRKFATTCLERGLTDDDLLKYLLQLVTALRFETYLDSALARFLLSRAITNQRIGHYLFWHLKSEMHDNQVALRFGLILEAYCRTCGLYLDQLVRQTEIVEKLVNVNTIFQKDDNVSQKTLRDHLTKPDYHELLTDNTSPLNPAHKLGTLCKDLCEVKSSAKRPIILHWHSDDPLADHFNASHGILFKNGDDLRQDMLTLQILRVMDEIWQDDDLDLRINPYICISMGHNIGMIEIVQNAETIMNIQKKGGVVGSLQLKSGTLHQWLKDNNLGEKQYQKAVDNFTRSCAGYCVATLILGVADRHNDNIMIKKNGQMFHIDFGHFLNHKKKKYGICRNRVPFVLPGDFIRVICHGANVDPSKSPEYKDFENLCCNAYMSIRKRASVIINLLSMMLGAGLPELSSFDDIEFVRTSLAVEKNRDEALQYFRTCLAAAQNKQWTTKVDWVCHAVRHGVRK; from the coding sequence ATGTCCCCTTCTAGCAGCCATTCCTCTGCGTCTGGTGAGCTTTGGGGGTTTCCCTTGATGCCGAGTAAGGTTACGGTTGATGTCATGCTTCCAACCGGGATATTTCTATCCATTGAAACGACTCGCGAGTGTGAATTGCTGGATCTTAAAGGGAAAGTTTGGGCTATGGCACAAGAATTGCCCCTTTATGCAATGCTCCTTGAACAAGCGGCATATGTCTTTGTCGGGGTCACCAAAGATGCTGAACGCGAAGAATTTTACGATGAGCAAAGACGGCTGTGTGACATACATTTGTTTCAACCGGTGATGAAGCTGGTAGAAGCCAAAGGAAACCGTGAAGAAAAAATCCTTAAGCAGAGCATAACACAAGCTATTGGAATGTCAGTTGATGAGTTTGACAGAGCGAAAAGTAATGAGGTTGATGATTTTAGAAGAAATATTAGCTCTTTGTGCAAGAAAGTGGTTGACAAGAGGAATTCCGCCAAGAATGCTCACTCAATAATTTCCCAATTTTATCCGCCAAAACTTGAATCTTCAGCCAAGTTGCCGCTGCACACAGCTGAAAATCTTCTGAGTAGGAACACAATTGTGATTCGTGTGTGGATTGTTCAGAAGAATTCTCCACAAACTAACGCTTCCGTTCTCGTATCATATGATGCTGTTCCATTGACAGTTATCTCAGAAGTCCTGAAGAAAAAATCACTGTCTATCACAAGGCAAGAGAAACTTACAAATGCAGAAATGTATGAACAATACGTGCTTAAAATATGCGGCGTACAAGAGTATTTGGTTGGGGGTTATCCTATTTGTCAGTATAAATATATTCGGCAATGTGTCAATCGCGATGAGCCTCCCAACCTCATGCTAGAAAGCATCAGTAGTGTGCTTAAAACAGTTTCAAAGCATGAAGAATACCCACAACCGAAAATAAGCAAGTATAAACCTGATAACACTGCGAAAGTGTCGCAGGCTTTGCCATCTTCATCGGTCACAAAACTCTTTCGTGTACGTGTCAACTCCGGAAGTTACCTCAACGTTGGTGAAAATCTTTACGTATTTTCTAACATCTACCATGGTACGAAACCACTGTGCCCTCCCCAGAAAACTGTGGAACTTGACTGCACTGAAGCTCCAAAATGGGAGCAATGGCTAGAGTATGATATATCTATTAGCGATCTACCACGTGGAGCAAAAATTTGCTTGTCTGTTTGTGGCCTAAGACGAAGAAAGGATGAACACTGGCCGCTGGCATGGGCCAATCTACCACTGTTTGACTACCGAGGCTACTTATTACAAGGCAAACAGACTGTTCGACTGTGGCACCCACCATGCCATATGGATGGATTTTTAAACCCAATTGGGATCAGTGGATCAAATCCTCGCAAGGAAATGCCTTCCTTAGAACTTGAATTTGATGTTTTCGGTTCCACTGTGCAGTACATGTGCGAACCTGCTAACTATCAGGAAGCAGGTGATTATGTGGACACAAGTGGTTTCATAATGGTCGGTAATTTTACTATGCCGCATGTTAATGAAGCTATTAAATTTGAAACCATGTCACAGCTTATCTTATCGATAGTGGACAGAGATCCATTGTCAGAATTGACTGAAAACGAAAAACGAATGCTGTGGGAGATGAAGGACTTTTGCATCCGTATTCCTGAATCTCTGCCAAAATTATTACAGTCTGTGGAATGGGAACATCGTGAATGTGTGCAGCAAGTGTATGCTATGTtgaaaaaatggaaatttCCTAACCCCGAAGTTGCTTTGGAATTACTAGATAGTAAATATCCGGATCCCACAGTTCGAAAATTTGCAACCACTTGCCTTGAGAGAGGTTTAACTGATGATGACCTGCTGAAGTATTTGCTGCAACTTGTGACCGCCTTAAGGTTTGAAACGTATCTTGATAGTGCTTTAGCAAGGTTCCTACTCTCAAGGGCGATCACTAATCAACGAATCGGACATTACTTATTTTGGCACTTGAAATCCGAAATGCATGACAATCAAGTTGCATTGAGATTCGGTCTCATTTTAGAGGCTTACTGTCGCACATGTGGCCTCTACCTAGATCAGCTTGTCAGGCAAACTGAAATAGTTGAAAAACTAGTTAACGTGAACACCATTTTCCAGAAGGACGATAATGTTTCACAGAAAACTCTACGTGATCATTTGACTAAACCAGATTACCATGAACTGTTAACAGACAATACAAGTCCTCTCAATCCCGCTCACAAGCTCGGAACCCTTTGCAAAGATCTTTGCGAAGTGAAGTCGTCAGCGAAACGTCCAATCATCTTACACTGGCACAGTGACGATCCTCTTGCCGATCACTTTAACGCAAGTCACGGAATCCTCTTCAAAAATGGAGATGATCTTCGTCAGGATATGCTGACTTTGCAGATTTTAAGAGTGATGGATGAGATATGGCAAGATGACGACCTTGACCTGCGTATTAATCCTTACATCTGCATTTCAATGGGGCACAACATAGGAATGATTGAGATTGTTCAAAATGCAGAGACAATCATGAATATTCAGAAGAAGGGTGGTGTTGTTGGTTCATTGCAGCTCAAATCCGGTACGCTGCACCAGTGGCTGAAAGATAACAATTTAGGTGAGAAGCAGTATCAGAAAGCTGTGGATAATTTCACTCGTTCTTGTGCTGGCTACTGTGTCGCCACTCTCATTCTAGGTGTAGCCGACCGACACAACGACAACATTATGATTAAGAAGAATGGTCAGATGTTTCACATTGATTTTGGCCACTTCCTGAAtcataagaagaaaaagtacGGCATATGTCGCAACCGAGTGCCGTTTGTTCTTCCTGGGGATTTTATAAGGGTTATTTGTCATGGCGCCAATGTTGATCCATCAAAATCTCCTGAGTATAAGGATTTTGAAAATCTCTGCTGCAATGCTTATATGTCGATTCGAAAGCGAGCCAGTGTGATCATCAACTTACTTTCCATGATGCTTGGAGCTGGTCTTCCCGAGCTTTCTAGTTTTGATGACATTGAATTTGTTCGCACTTCGCTCGCTGTTGAAAAGAATAGGGATGAAGCACTGCAATACTTCCGCACTTGTTTAGCAGCTgctcaaaataaacaatggacaaccAAAGTGGACTGGGTTTGTCATGCTGTGCGTCATGGTGTTAGGAAATGA